In a single window of the uncultured Dysgonomonas sp. genome:
- a CDS encoding transketolase: MTTTNLLNRSADNIRILSASMVEKAKSGHPGGAMGGADFINVLFSEFLVYDPKNPQWEGRDRFFLDPGHMSPMLYSTLALAGKFSMEDLQGFRQWGSVTPGHPERDILRGIENTSGPLGQGHTFAVGAAIAAKFLKQRFGDCMDQTIYAFISDGGVQEEISQGAGRTAGHLGLDNLIMFYDSNGIQLSTKTREVTEEDVAAKYTAWGWRVITITGNDATEIRAALTEAKQEKERPTLIIGKTIMGKGAVKADGSSFEDETETHGQPLSAAGASYEKTIENLGGDPTNPFVIFPEVKELYEKRAAELAEIVAKKYAAKEAWAKQNPELAQKMQQWFDGYVPQIDWAAIEQKPNQATRAASATVLGVLAKQVENMIVSSADLSNSDKTDGFLKHTHSMKKGDFSGAFLQAGVSELTMACLCIGMTLHGGVTAACATFFVFSDYMKPAIRLAALMELPVKFIWTHDAFRVGEDGPTHEPVEQEAQIRLMEKLQNHHGHNSMLVLRPADVQEATVAWKMAMENKTTPTGLIFSRQNINDLPAKASRYTEALQAEKGAYIVEEDEDYDVILLASGSEVSTLVDGAKLLKADGIKTRIVSVPSEGLFRAQSEAYQQSVLPADKRKFGLTAGLPVTLQGLVGDIGKIWGMNSFGFSAPYKVLDEKLGFTPENVYNQVKEYLK, encoded by the coding sequence ATGACCACAACCAATTTATTAAACAGAAGCGCGGACAACATCCGCATCCTATCGGCCTCTATGGTCGAGAAAGCCAAATCGGGCCATCCCGGAGGCGCCATGGGCGGCGCTGATTTTATCAATGTGCTTTTTTCTGAATTTCTGGTCTATGACCCGAAGAATCCTCAGTGGGAAGGCCGCGACCGTTTCTTCTTAGATCCGGGACATATGTCTCCGATGCTGTACTCCACCCTAGCCCTAGCCGGTAAGTTCAGTATGGAAGACCTTCAGGGCTTCCGCCAGTGGGGCAGCGTAACACCGGGCCATCCCGAAAGAGACATCCTGCGTGGTATCGAGAACACTTCCGGCCCGCTCGGACAAGGGCATACCTTTGCCGTGGGAGCAGCCATCGCCGCCAAGTTCCTCAAACAACGCTTCGGTGACTGCATGGATCAGACCATCTATGCCTTTATCTCCGACGGAGGCGTACAGGAAGAGATCTCACAGGGAGCAGGCCGTACGGCAGGCCACCTCGGACTCGACAACCTGATCATGTTCTACGACTCCAACGGTATCCAGCTGTCTACCAAGACCCGCGAAGTGACCGAAGAAGACGTAGCCGCCAAATATACAGCATGGGGTTGGCGTGTGATTACCATTACAGGCAACGACGCCACCGAGATCCGTGCCGCCCTGACAGAAGCCAAACAGGAAAAAGAACGCCCTACCCTGATTATCGGTAAGACCATCATGGGAAAAGGAGCAGTCAAAGCAGACGGCAGCAGCTTCGAAGACGAAACAGAAACACACGGACAACCGTTAAGCGCAGCGGGAGCCTCTTACGAGAAGACCATCGAAAACTTAGGTGGAGATCCGACAAATCCGTTCGTTATCTTCCCCGAAGTCAAAGAACTCTACGAAAAACGTGCTGCCGAACTGGCAGAGATCGTAGCCAAGAAATATGCGGCCAAAGAAGCCTGGGCAAAACAAAACCCGGAGCTGGCACAAAAGATGCAGCAGTGGTTCGACGGCTATGTACCACAAATAGACTGGGCAGCCATCGAACAGAAGCCGAACCAGGCCACCCGTGCCGCCTCAGCTACCGTACTGGGAGTATTGGCCAAACAGGTAGAGAATATGATCGTATCCTCAGCCGACCTGTCCAACTCGGACAAGACCGATGGTTTCCTCAAGCATACCCACAGCATGAAGAAAGGCGATTTCTCGGGAGCCTTCCTGCAGGCAGGCGTATCGGAGCTTACCATGGCTTGCCTGTGTATCGGTATGACCCTGCACGGAGGAGTCACGGCAGCCTGCGCCACCTTCTTTGTATTCTCCGACTATATGAAACCTGCCATCCGCCTTGCGGCGCTGATGGAACTACCCGTTAAGTTTATCTGGACACACGATGCCTTCCGTGTCGGTGAAGACGGTCCTACCCACGAACCGGTGGAACAGGAAGCCCAGATACGCCTGATGGAGAAGTTGCAGAACCACCACGGTCACAACTCGATGCTTGTTCTCCGTCCTGCCGACGTACAGGAAGCTACCGTAGCATGGAAGATGGCCATGGAAAACAAGACCACTCCGACAGGCCTTATCTTCTCACGGCAGAACATCAACGACCTGCCTGCTAAGGCAAGCCGCTATACAGAAGCCTTACAGGCTGAAAAAGGAGCTTACATAGTAGAAGAAGACGAGGACTACGATGTTATCCTGTTGGCTTCGGGTTCGGAAGTCTCAACCCTTGTAGACGGGGCTAAGCTGCTGAAAGCAGACGGCATCAAGACACGTATCGTATCGGTACCATCCGAAGGGCTGTTCCGTGCACAAAGCGAAGCCTACCAGCAAAGCGTACTTCCGGCGGACAAGCGGAAGTTCGGCCTTACAGCAGGCCTTCCTGTTACCCTTCAGGGTCTTGTAGGCGATATAGGTAAGATCTGGGGTATGAACTCCTTCGGATTCTCCGCCCCTTATAAGGTACTGGACGAGAAGCTTGGCTTTACTCCTGAGAATGTATATAATCAGGTGAAGGAATATCTGAAATGA
- a CDS encoding RpiB/LacA/LacB family sugar-phosphate isomerase has product MSLFPIPSKPIGLASDHAGYPMKEYIISLFKEQGIPYTDLGTYGTESVDYPDFGHKLGEAIDSGDCDKGIAICGTGNGINMALNHHRHVRSALCWNVEIAKLVRLHNDANVLTLPGRFISQKEAYQMIEVFFNTDFEGGRHQGRIDKINC; this is encoded by the coding sequence ATGAGCTTATTTCCCATCCCCTCAAAACCCATCGGATTGGCCAGTGACCATGCCGGCTACCCGATGAAAGAATATATCATCAGCCTGTTTAAGGAACAGGGCATCCCTTATACCGACTTGGGTACCTATGGAACGGAGAGTGTCGATTATCCCGACTTCGGCCATAAGCTGGGAGAGGCTATCGACAGCGGAGACTGCGACAAGGGCATTGCCATCTGCGGTACGGGCAACGGTATCAACATGGCATTGAACCATCACAGGCATGTAAGAAGTGCCCTTTGCTGGAACGTGGAGATCGCCAAACTGGTAAGATTACATAACGATGCCAATGTGCTGACTCTGCCGGGCAGGTTTATCTCACAGAAGGAGGCGTATCAGATGATAGAAGTTTTCTTTAATACCGACTTTGAAGGGGGGAGACATCAGGGCAGGATTGATAAGATTAATTGCTGA
- a CDS encoding deoxyguanosinetriphosphate triphosphohydrolase yields the protein MNWQLLLSAKRFGMEKYHDDKHHDRTDFQRDYDRLIFSSPFRRLQNKTQVFPLPGSVFVHNRLTHSIEVSCVGRSLGEIIGRELRKKHTDSPAHFEEISSIVAAACLAHDLGNPPFGHSGERAITSYFREGNGRHLEQKVREEEGRWEDFTNFEGNANSIRMLIHQFKGRRPGGFVMTYSTLASIAKYPYSALAAGKKGKFGFFQAEEEDFRKIADGLGMLCLQESPLKYARHPLVYLVEAADDICYRTMDIEDAHKLGLLSTEQTKSLFMNFFSDEKQEKMLRTMERVSDINEQIAYLRSTLIGLLVDECTTVFLNNENAILEGKFDGALIDHISALPKEANQVANDISYRKIYKAKDVVDIELAGHRIIGFLLDTFITAATDDAPKGKYSELVLSRVSEQFETDAPTLYGRILAILDFISGMTDVYALDLYRKLTGMSLPSV from the coding sequence ATGAATTGGCAACTCCTCCTCTCTGCAAAACGTTTTGGAATGGAAAAATACCATGATGACAAGCATCATGACCGTACTGATTTTCAGCGTGATTACGATAGGCTTATATTCTCGTCACCATTTCGCCGCTTGCAAAATAAGACGCAGGTTTTTCCCCTTCCGGGCAGTGTTTTCGTGCATAACCGTCTGACACATAGTATCGAGGTGTCGTGTGTGGGGCGTTCGTTAGGGGAAATAATAGGCAGGGAACTGAGAAAAAAGCATACTGATTCTCCGGCTCATTTCGAAGAGATAAGCTCCATCGTAGCTGCTGCATGTCTGGCGCACGATTTAGGGAACCCTCCGTTCGGACATTCCGGTGAAAGGGCTATTACCAGCTATTTTAGAGAAGGGAACGGCAGGCATCTTGAACAGAAAGTGCGGGAAGAAGAAGGACGATGGGAAGATTTCACCAACTTTGAAGGGAATGCCAATTCGATCAGAATGCTGATACATCAGTTCAAAGGACGCCGTCCTGGCGGATTCGTAATGACATATTCTACATTGGCATCCATTGCCAAATATCCTTATTCCGCGCTTGCAGCCGGTAAGAAAGGTAAATTCGGCTTTTTCCAGGCCGAGGAAGAGGATTTCAGAAAGATTGCCGATGGATTGGGAATGCTTTGCTTGCAAGAGTCCCCGTTGAAGTATGCTCGTCATCCGCTTGTATATCTTGTCGAAGCTGCCGATGATATTTGCTATAGGACAATGGATATTGAGGATGCTCACAAGTTGGGTCTACTTTCTACTGAACAGACAAAGAGCCTTTTTATGAACTTCTTTTCTGACGAGAAACAGGAAAAGATGCTCCGTACAATGGAGCGTGTAAGTGACATTAACGAGCAGATAGCTTATTTACGTTCAACTCTTATCGGTTTGCTGGTCGATGAGTGTACAACAGTGTTTCTGAACAATGAAAATGCAATATTGGAAGGTAAGTTTGACGGCGCATTAATCGACCATATATCCGCTTTGCCAAAGGAGGCAAATCAAGTGGCCAATGATATAAGCTATAGAAAGATATATAAAGCGAAGGATGTTGTAGATATAGAACTTGCAGGACACCGTATCATCGGGTTTCTGCTCGATACGTTCATTACCGCTGCTACTGATGATGCTCCCAAAGGTAAGTATTCAGAATTAGTATTGAGTCGTGTGTCGGAACAGTTCGAAACGGATGCCCCTACTCTCTATGGACGTATTTTGGCGATACTGGACTTTATTTCAGGAATGACTGACGTATATGCACTTGATCTATATCGTAAGTTGACGGGTATGAGTCTGCCTTCCGTGTAA
- a CDS encoding helix-turn-helix transcriptional regulator produces MKNNIKIERVINNLTQEELAKIIFVSRQTINAIETNKYIPSTVLALKIAKVFGKPLEEIFFLDETD; encoded by the coding sequence ATGAAAAATAATATAAAAATAGAGCGGGTAATTAATAATTTGACTCAGGAAGAGCTAGCCAAGATAATTTTTGTTAGCCGTCAGACGATTAATGCTATTGAGACTAATAAATATATCCCGTCAACGGTATTAGCTCTGAAGATTGCAAAAGTATTTGGGAAACCTCTGGAAGAAATTTTCTTTTTAGACGAAACAGACTAA
- a CDS encoding DHA2 family efflux MFS transporter permease subunit: MKILNKSYTVSLIVAIAFFMQGLDTTAVNTAVPAMAKSFGTDVVHLSAGVTSYLIALAIFIPVSGWIADRFGTRKVFCLSIILFILASTLCGTSQNLTQFVIFRIFQGMAGAMMTPVGRLAVLKTTPKENLVTAMAYITWPALVAPILGPLVGGYLTTYWHWHWIFYLNIPISIICVVLAWHHIPEEKDDTPVKRHFDFVGFVLSGLALAGFMYGVELLSRTEVPYYVSGIVVLFSIGLLAFNIRYSRHISNPLIDYSVIRIPTYRVTIFTGSISRMVIGVAPYLVPLMFQEGFGLSPFESGTLFLATMAGNLVMKPATIWIMRHYNFRTVLISNGFMVAVFTFFTALLLPTTPVVLIVVVMFLSGMFRSMQFSAITTLAFADIPQPRMTAANTLYSTVQQMSTGMGIAMGAVFLRFSNMINGSTDHYSVADFRLAFIFVAILGVVSLYGYTKLTPDAGDVVRVKKRDRNE, translated from the coding sequence ATGAAGATTTTAAACAAGTCCTACACAGTTTCCCTGATTGTTGCTATTGCCTTCTTTATGCAAGGGCTTGATACTACTGCTGTGAATACGGCTGTACCTGCCATGGCCAAGTCGTTTGGGACGGATGTTGTTCACCTGAGTGCCGGAGTAACATCTTACCTGATCGCATTAGCTATATTCATTCCTGTCAGCGGATGGATTGCCGACCGTTTCGGAACACGTAAGGTATTTTGTTTGTCCATCATTCTTTTTATACTGGCCTCTACCCTTTGCGGCACATCGCAAAACCTGACCCAGTTTGTTATCTTCCGCATATTTCAGGGGATGGCCGGAGCTATGATGACGCCCGTAGGCCGTTTGGCCGTACTGAAAACAACGCCCAAGGAGAATCTGGTAACCGCGATGGCTTATATCACATGGCCTGCACTGGTTGCCCCTATACTCGGACCGCTGGTGGGGGGTTACCTTACTACATACTGGCACTGGCACTGGATATTTTACCTGAATATACCGATCAGTATTATCTGCGTCGTTCTTGCATGGCATCATATCCCCGAAGAAAAAGACGACACTCCGGTAAAACGGCATTTCGACTTTGTGGGATTCGTCCTCAGCGGGCTTGCCTTAGCCGGATTTATGTATGGAGTGGAATTGCTGAGCCGTACCGAAGTACCATACTATGTTTCAGGGATAGTCGTTTTGTTCAGTATTGGTCTACTGGCTTTTAATATCCGGTATTCGCGGCATATATCCAACCCATTGATAGACTATTCGGTAATCAGGATACCAACATACAGGGTTACGATATTCACGGGATCAATATCACGCATGGTAATCGGGGTAGCGCCATACCTTGTTCCTCTGATGTTTCAGGAAGGTTTCGGCTTAAGCCCTTTCGAATCGGGAACGCTGTTTCTTGCCACTATGGCCGGAAACCTTGTTATGAAGCCTGCTACGATATGGATCATGCGCCATTATAATTTCCGCACAGTACTTATCAGCAACGGGTTTATGGTTGCCGTATTTACATTCTTCACGGCACTCCTGCTACCGACTACACCAGTTGTATTAATCGTAGTGGTCATGTTCCTGTCGGGGATGTTCCGTTCCATGCAGTTCAGTGCCATTACCACACTTGCTTTTGCTGATATACCTCAACCCCGCATGACTGCCGCGAATACGCTATACAGTACTGTACAGCAGATGTCGACCGGTATGGGTATAGCTATGGGCGCTGTATTCCTCCGGTTCTCAAATATGATAAATGGCAGTACCGACCATTATTCGGTTGCGGATTTTCGTCTGGCATTCATCTTTGTCGCCATATTAGGCGTAGTCTCCCTATATGGATATACAAAACTGACGCCGGACGCCGGAGATGTGGTGAGAGTGAAGAAAAGGGATAGAAACGAATAA
- a CDS encoding tetratricopeptide repeat protein — protein MKKAACILLISLFILPLSHSGNILFSHESQVVKPKDDIKKMFEKGLYTEIIEEYGNTPRASSAEELSYVAESYIRLNDFPNASRYADMAIQKEAKSARALYVKGSISSANGNHTQGIADIQKAINLAPKQAEYYTGLGDIYFAQDDYTKALANYRKAVNMPNPSEKAFYMIGAVYANQDNVKQALDTFYVAKSKIEKDKELYVTVLNNIGKIEFDNKNYKDASEAYRELTEYFPDDYYSLEKLVECYNALGYYSRADVSKARLYTAYQQGELWNTSIADMFCVDHFTVGDKDVSAYERFEVSPCRTITKYIFYVADKDGRIDSTITLEFTPAEEEGKSGRFDPVMQKGADKYGFNVVYDGNLAYTTLQSVVKDIIDGKVDPKPYVK, from the coding sequence TATTATTAATTTCATTATTTATACTTCCTTTAAGCCATTCAGGTAATATTCTGTTTTCACATGAAAGTCAGGTTGTAAAGCCAAAAGACGATATCAAGAAAATGTTTGAGAAGGGACTCTATACCGAAATAATAGAAGAATATGGAAATACGCCCCGTGCATCATCGGCTGAAGAGTTATCGTACGTTGCAGAATCTTATATCAGGCTGAATGATTTTCCCAATGCTTCCCGATATGCCGATATGGCAATACAAAAAGAAGCGAAATCTGCACGGGCGCTCTATGTAAAAGGCTCTATCAGCAGTGCAAATGGAAATCATACGCAAGGTATAGCGGATATACAAAAGGCTATAAATCTGGCTCCGAAGCAGGCCGAATACTATACCGGCCTTGGTGATATTTATTTTGCTCAGGATGATTATACAAAAGCTTTGGCTAATTACAGAAAGGCGGTAAATATGCCTAATCCATCGGAGAAAGCCTTTTATATGATAGGTGCAGTATATGCTAATCAGGACAATGTAAAACAGGCATTGGATACTTTCTATGTGGCTAAGTCGAAAATAGAGAAAGACAAAGAATTATATGTTACTGTACTGAATAATATCGGAAAGATTGAGTTCGATAATAAAAACTACAAGGATGCATCTGAAGCATACAGGGAATTGACCGAATATTTTCCCGATGATTACTATTCTCTCGAAAAACTGGTCGAATGTTACAATGCTTTAGGTTATTACAGCCGTGCAGATGTGTCGAAGGCGAGATTATATACTGCGTACCAGCAGGGCGAACTTTGGAATACCAGCATTGCAGATATGTTCTGTGTCGACCATTTTACCGTAGGTGATAAAGACGTATCGGCATATGAGCGCTTCGAAGTATCACCATGCCGTACTATTACCAAATATATATTCTATGTAGCCGACAAAGATGGCCGCATCGATTCCACGATTACTCTCGAGTTCACTCCTGCCGAAGAGGAAGGTAAGTCCGGACGTTTCGATCCTGTGATGCAAAAAGGTGCGGATAAATATGGCTTTAATGTCGTATATGACGGCAATCTTGCTTATACTACGCTGCAATCGGTTGTAAAAGATATTATAGATGGTAAAGTTGATCCGAAACCTTATGTAAAGTAA